A genomic stretch from Pirellulales bacterium includes:
- a CDS encoding AAA family ATPase codes for MKATLKTIRAKNYRCIRDVSVACVPINVLFGPNGVGKTTFLDALWFLRDCAIRGTEQAASDRHHGIGVLWDGCGEDDRMEITLETAAVRYTVSFGFSAGRIEPFVGEKLVSTVRGLDLVDRKVGSAEAVFYHEQLGQTMSIGKLRDPQKLALSNYLLFCQPGPETSDLDDLLHAIHYYHSRAPNFYQLRKFGAESSQHTFLWDRWQNLWSALRNLQGRRALDQRYDQIIAFMRKAFPRAFRDLVIEPLGPDRVYASFIEEGRRNPIQASGVSDGHIQLLGLLTALFGDQQNRGSVIIFDEPEASLHPHALAVFGEAVQEAATNWNRQVFMATHSPVLMSQFPVESALVFEMGDARETQVVRLAHKAELRDLLDQYALGSLYMAEAVAPQAEVAQTS; via the coding sequence ATGAAAGCAACACTCAAAACCATCAGGGCCAAGAACTATCGGTGCATCCGCGACGTTTCCGTGGCGTGCGTCCCGATTAATGTGCTGTTCGGCCCGAACGGGGTCGGCAAGACGACGTTTCTCGATGCGCTCTGGTTCTTGCGCGACTGTGCCATCCGCGGCACCGAGCAGGCGGCATCAGACCGGCACCACGGAATCGGTGTGCTCTGGGACGGTTGCGGCGAGGACGACCGCATGGAAATCACGCTGGAAACCGCGGCAGTCCGGTACACCGTCTCTTTTGGCTTCTCCGCGGGCCGAATCGAGCCATTCGTCGGCGAGAAATTGGTCTCTACGGTGCGCGGTTTGGATCTCGTGGATCGCAAGGTAGGGAGTGCGGAAGCTGTTTTTTATCATGAGCAGCTTGGGCAAACGATGTCGATCGGTAAACTCCGCGACCCGCAAAAACTGGCACTTTCGAACTATCTGCTGTTTTGCCAACCCGGACCCGAAACCAGCGACCTCGACGACCTTTTACACGCGATTCATTATTATCACTCGCGGGCCCCGAATTTTTACCAGCTTCGGAAGTTCGGCGCCGAATCGAGCCAGCACACATTTCTTTGGGACCGTTGGCAGAACCTTTGGTCGGCCTTGCGCAATCTTCAGGGGAGACGAGCACTTGACCAGCGGTACGATCAAATCATCGCCTTCATGCGGAAGGCGTTTCCGAGAGCGTTCCGCGACCTCGTGATTGAGCCACTCGGGCCGGACCGCGTTTATGCGAGCTTTATTGAGGAAGGACGGCGAAATCCGATTCAGGCATCCGGCGTATCCGATGGCCATATTCAGTTGCTTGGTTTGCTGACGGCTCTGTTTGGCGACCAGCAAAACCGCGGCTCGGTGATTATTTTTGACGAGCCCGAGGCGTCGTTGCACCCTCATGCGCTCGCCGTATTCGGCGAGGCGGTTCAGGAAGCGGCGACGAACTGGAACCGACAGGTGTTCATGGCGACACATTCCCCGGTGCTCATGAGCCAGTTTCCGGTGGAATCCGCGCTGGTTTTCGAAATGGGCGACGCCCGCGAGACCCAGGTTGTTCGTCTAGCCCACAAGGCCGAGCTGCGCGACCTGCTCGATCAATATGCTCTGGGCTCGCTCTACATGGCAGAGGCTGTCGCTCCTCAGGCTGAGGTGGCCCAGACATCATGA
- a CDS encoding DUF1156 domain-containing protein has protein sequence MTAPRLIEVALPIREISAESVRDKSLRHGHISTLHLWFARRPLAASRAVVFGSLVFDPDHPDCPADFRAAVERHLKSDVADVLKSYRRGRQTHLDPDPYRPYAGQPDTLRNRLMMFVAKWSPEWLAFDAGQSTSEPKPERLLDDRSLVKWETSGPTIKVGSREMPNEVGRKVLWIARELVRVANGGAVPTVLDPFAGGGAIPLEAGRIGAQPIANDYNPVAYLILRATCEFPQKYGKPGMRQPAGSLAEVEVPNVLAYDVEHYAQEILRRAKEKIGHLYPVGSDNLPVVGYLWARTAPCSNTSCRAEIPLLSSLLICNKDAKKVALTIKVNGKEVKFGIAKGEAITRTQGTMLTRGNCRCPICEQPTPVADLRQAGKDKKLGERLVAVITDAPNGKDYRAPEAVDFAAAKQAAELAASVERPAEPILPEITQRGVDEDDVSNSTGIRVHLYGFMRWGDLFNPRQVVAIQTLNDSLHEIFSQSLGDGVDSYWQAVACYLAMWVDRMIVRMTSFTRWHYSGEKFEQPFDMAKLSMLWDYAEVNPFNDASGGGLSQLDWIRRVIFHEQLAVGFSDAGCRVTLGDSAGLALPSASIDNVVTDPPYFNMYAYADLSDMFYVWLKRALHDIVPEAFATPQTPKDEEATAMNHRHGGDAEKADEHFTRKLAGCFTQARRVCKDNGVVTVIFAHQTTKAWTALVNALFEAGLNITATLALDMELKNRARGLDSSALESSITVVCRPRVAAPPASFQDVRRQIERVVKESVKRFWDYGFRGADLIVACYGPAVGEFGKHQRVERADGTPVTVPELLQLVREAALKGIAGEFTGDRLSRLYFVWANLYGVTEQAFDDMRLVVQVGGDAEEALEVARGRGLFMVDGPTCRLALLADRLDRPHLGEDEESPLIDQLHRAMLYWQRGDRAALVQYLHTHDLAEHAGFWRLAQALFEVLPRDTDDWRLASALLAERPTLRTEIKLREAALAPKAERTLFDEP, from the coding sequence ATGACTGCCCCCCGCCTGATTGAAGTCGCCCTGCCCATCCGTGAAATCTCGGCCGAAAGCGTGCGCGACAAGTCGCTGCGCCACGGGCATATCTCCACCTTGCACCTGTGGTTCGCGCGGCGGCCGCTGGCCGCGTCGCGGGCGGTCGTGTTCGGCTCGCTGGTGTTCGACCCCGATCATCCCGATTGCCCGGCCGACTTCCGCGCGGCGGTCGAGCGACACTTGAAGAGCGACGTAGCGGACGTGCTCAAATCGTATCGCCGCGGGCGGCAGACGCACCTCGACCCCGACCCTTATCGCCCCTACGCCGGCCAGCCCGATACCTTGCGCAACCGGCTGATGATGTTCGTCGCCAAGTGGTCGCCCGAATGGCTGGCGTTCGACGCCGGGCAAAGCACCAGCGAGCCGAAGCCCGAGCGCCTGCTCGACGACCGTTCGCTGGTGAAATGGGAAACGAGCGGCCCCACGATCAAGGTCGGCAGCCGTGAAATGCCCAACGAGGTCGGCCGCAAAGTGCTCTGGATCGCCCGTGAGCTGGTGCGCGTCGCCAACGGCGGCGCAGTGCCGACGGTGCTCGATCCGTTCGCCGGCGGGGGCGCGATACCGCTCGAAGCGGGCCGCATCGGCGCCCAGCCGATCGCCAACGACTATAACCCGGTGGCCTATCTGATTCTGCGGGCCACCTGCGAGTTTCCGCAAAAGTACGGCAAGCCGGGCATGCGCCAGCCGGCCGGTTCGCTGGCCGAGGTCGAAGTGCCCAACGTGCTGGCTTACGACGTCGAGCATTACGCGCAGGAGATTCTGCGACGCGCCAAAGAAAAGATCGGCCACCTTTACCCGGTCGGCTCCGACAACCTGCCGGTGGTCGGCTATCTCTGGGCGCGCACCGCGCCCTGCTCGAATACTTCGTGCCGCGCGGAGATTCCGCTCTTGAGCAGCCTGCTGATTTGCAACAAGGATGCAAAGAAGGTCGCCCTGACCATTAAGGTCAACGGCAAAGAAGTGAAGTTCGGCATCGCCAAAGGGGAGGCGATTACACGCACGCAAGGCACAATGCTGACTCGGGGCAACTGCCGCTGTCCGATCTGCGAACAGCCGACGCCCGTGGCCGATTTGCGCCAGGCCGGCAAAGACAAGAAGCTCGGCGAGCGGCTGGTAGCCGTGATTACCGATGCGCCCAACGGCAAAGACTACCGCGCCCCGGAAGCCGTTGATTTCGCTGCGGCCAAACAAGCGGCCGAGCTCGCAGCGAGCGTTGAACGACCCGCGGAGCCGATCTTGCCTGAGATCACGCAGCGAGGTGTCGACGAAGATGACGTCTCAAACTCAACCGGAATTCGCGTACATTTGTACGGCTTTATGCGATGGGGCGATTTGTTCAACCCGCGACAAGTTGTCGCGATCCAGACGCTGAACGACTCTCTTCACGAGATTTTCTCTCAATCCCTCGGTGACGGTGTTGACTCTTATTGGCAAGCGGTCGCGTGCTACCTGGCGATGTGGGTCGACAGAATGATTGTCCGCATGACTTCATTCACTCGCTGGCACTACTCGGGAGAGAAGTTTGAGCAGCCCTTTGATATGGCAAAGCTCTCCATGCTTTGGGATTATGCTGAAGTGAATCCGTTTAATGACGCTAGCGGCGGCGGCTTATCGCAGCTTGATTGGATCCGGCGCGTCATATTCCACGAGCAATTGGCGGTCGGATTCTCAGACGCTGGATGTCGCGTGACCTTGGGAGATAGCGCCGGATTGGCGCTTCCAAGTGCGAGCATCGACAATGTGGTCACCGATCCGCCCTACTTCAACATGTATGCCTACGCGGATTTGTCGGACATGTTCTATGTCTGGCTCAAGCGCGCCCTGCACGACATTGTTCCCGAAGCTTTTGCAACGCCCCAAACGCCAAAGGACGAAGAAGCGACGGCAATGAACCACCGGCACGGGGGCGATGCCGAAAAAGCGGACGAGCACTTTACGCGAAAATTGGCTGGGTGCTTCACCCAAGCACGGCGGGTCTGCAAAGACAATGGCGTGGTCACGGTGATCTTCGCGCACCAAACGACGAAAGCATGGACGGCGCTCGTCAACGCATTATTTGAAGCTGGCCTGAACATCACCGCGACACTCGCGCTCGATATGGAATTGAAGAACCGCGCTCGGGGTTTGGACAGCTCGGCGTTGGAATCGTCGATCACGGTGGTCTGCCGGCCGCGGGTGGCGGCGCCGCCGGCGTCGTTTCAGGACGTGCGGCGCCAGATCGAGCGGGTGGTAAAGGAGAGCGTCAAGCGGTTCTGGGACTACGGCTTCCGGGGCGCCGACCTGATTGTGGCCTGCTATGGCCCGGCCGTGGGCGAGTTCGGCAAGCACCAGCGCGTCGAACGCGCCGACGGGACGCCCGTGACCGTGCCCGAACTGTTGCAGCTTGTCCGCGAGGCGGCCCTCAAGGGGATCGCGGGCGAATTCACGGGCGACCGCCTGTCGCGGCTCTATTTCGTCTGGGCCAACCTCTACGGCGTGACCGAGCAGGCGTTCGACGACATGCGATTGGTCGTGCAAGTCGGCGGCGACGCCGAAGAGGCGCTCGAGGTGGCCCGCGGCCGCGGCCTGTTCATGGTCGACGGCCCCACCTGCCGCTTGGCCCTCCTCGCCGACCGTCTCGACCGCCCGCACCTGGGCGAAGACGAAGAATCGCCCCTCATCGACCAACTCCATCGCGCCATGCTCTACTGGCAGCGTGGCGACCGCGCCGCCCTCGTCCAATATCTCCACACTCACGACCTCGCCGAGCACGCCGGCTTTTGGCGGCTGGCCCAGGCGCTATTCGAAGTCCTGCCTCGCGACACCGACGACTGGCGTCTCGCCAGCGCGCTGCTCGCCGAGCGTCCCACCCTGCGCACCGAAATCAAACTCCGCGAAGCGGCGCTGGCTCCGAAGGCCGAGCGAACCTTGTTTGACGAGCCGTAG